The DNA sequence ctCACCTTCTTCTGTTGATTACAtactggccaaaattcaataaaactgttgcccctagacttttcctaaaataaatatattcctTCTAGGATTCGGTTTGCCACTAGGATGACATTTACATGTACGATGTATGAACCTGTTTAGATAGGGACTTTTAGGCACCACAAGAACAATGTTTTATTGTAGTGAggcaaaaaagataaaaaaacaagggagttaattttaaaagtatttagatttcttttataaaaatattattgtgattaaaaaataaataaatttacctCTTATTTTTTCAATCTAATAAATGTAAGCTTAAAAGAACAACGAAcactcaaaaaatatatttttcataattaaaaatacatCTTAAATTATTTAGCAAAcaatctaataattataaatgaTTATGAAGAAAAGCCAAGATGTTTTTTACTGAAATATAAACCtgtgaaaaatttttgatataCCAAGTTagcaatataaaaataattagtagtcatgtatattttaaaacaagaaactatatatatatttggcaTTATTTGCACTGTCTTAATTTTCGGTATATTTTAGTGGGTACATTTTTTCTGGGAATAAAAGtacatatttaatttttatatttattatataagagaagaaaaaatatataaaatactgTGTATAATAACACAAATCTATCAATTACTAAAACGTTGAAGTTTTATTAAAGTGAACTGAATTCTGTTgtgtttattatttaatatttaatttttatttattttattttttataataaattttaaatattgaaaaattatttatttttatattttaaaattaaatattaacttttaatattttttagtaaacTAAGTACGGCCTTTTAAAAATACCGTAACAATGACCTTTTATTAATTGCACAGCAGCATGTATTGACATGATGAGTTGAAGTTTCTCCGATCCAATGACATTTGCATGGTAATGAACAGTATATCTGTGACGTAAGAATCATCAGAGTATCTTCACTAAATGGATTGTGACAATCTTACAACAATATGCTTTCTTTTCAGTGCAATTATTTTGACCACAGTCACTCTGCCAACCATGTTATGTTATCCGCACAAttcaaactcaaaaataaaaatagtaactataatatttaagagatgatatctaatttattaaaaaaaattaaaaataatatttaatttaaaaatataaaaaataaataatttttttaaatttaaaatttgattataaaaaataaattaaaaaaattaaacaccAACTTGGATAAATAGGCACACACAGGACAAGATAGAGAAAATGTAAGAAAACTAACATAGGATTAGTAGAAATTGGATCTTTTATTCAGAAGTTTTGAATTTAACTTCtgaaagtatatatatatatattgatttttGTCCTTTTTATTACAAGTCACATAtttattaaaagtaaaatttttaaataatttataaatgtgagatattatttgttttatgaattaatttttagattgagttaaatttacttaattttaattataatatgaaattattttttttaatttaatgttgTTAGTCACCTATCTACAAATATTTAAGTTCTAGATTATTATTTCTgaatataaaaaagatatattataaaatttatatttatcaaaaataaaatttttaaaaataatttataaatataaaatatctcTAACttcataaattaatttttataattaaattatattcaCTTAATCtcaattctaatattttttaaaagtgttTTAATTTATACTAGTCAAATTCCCTTATTACAACAAAAAGAGAGAAACCAAAGAAGTGACCTGAAAATTAAAAGGGAGGTTGCATTATTGCAATTACACACAAGATTCTAAAGGGGGAAGGGGGGGGATTCAAAGCGAGAGACAGTGATCGATCACACATGAACTACTACCACTGCACTTAGAGAAGAAGAATTGTTTCATGTTAATAATATATAGTTATTTTTGCTGAGGAATATAAAGTTAAAAgtaaattattttgattatttttaaaacatattaaaaaaggTGGCAACTCAATtacagtcgacttcacgtgaagttaataTCTAAGAGTCGTTAAATGATTtgactaatttgactaaattttcatttaacGACACTAATATATCAATTTCACGTGAAGCGATTTCACCTGAGTTTTTACCAATATTTACTAgtgttttttttcttctccATAGTAAGGAgaatgcatgaatgcaataagcCAAATCCactgcttttttttctttgttgtaTTGAAGAAGTTCCCTTGTATGACGATGAATATGTTGATGAACGATGACCCATTCGCCATTCCCTTGTCACCAAtaccagaaaaaaaaaattataacaaaaaagaaaaaagaaaaaatcgaCAGCGTCTCACTCACGAGAATGACCATTTTCCAACTCTCCTTGTTTTCTTCCCCACAACTCTTTTCTATCTCTTTGTCTTCTTTCTCCTCTTGGAATGTGTGCTTGATTcccctcttttatttttcttttcttgttttaattccttgttttgttcttgttaattttacattgattttttaaatgaaagaaaatttttttattggttgACATGCAtacatgtatatatttattACGGAATGAAATATAAAACCCTAAATTATAACTATAATAAATACCAACTAATGTAACAacaaaaattttgttaatttaatcACATAGCCTATGCACTGTATACTATATACTAGATATAAAGTATTAATCTGGTAagtgtatactaaaattaattattaatataaaatatatattaaaataaattaatagcattttttataaagtatatgtatatatatagctTCATTCAATGGCCATGCAAGCAAAAATAATAGGAAATAAAAATTGCTCAAAACAgttctaataataattaaggTTTGATATATAAAAAAGCAAGCAAAGATAATtggatagaaaaaaaaaatggtaaCGAGAGAATCTGCCTTTATTTTAGTGGCACTTTGGCTGAAgcaaagtttttttttttttatgacttAGTTGGAAATCTTGTCATTAACTCTGAAAGTTTTGAAGAAAACTGATTCAGTTGATTGagtgaaataaaaaagaaaagaaaaaaggtgACTAGCCCTTTATTCCttttatacaaaaatttgtCTAGCCCAATCGCAAAAAAATCCTACTTGATCATGATAATAATATAGTCTCCTTGTTTATGCAATGCATCAAGTTTTCCAAAACATGGGGTTGATGACTAACCAGCATGGCAAATTGATCTATCAACAGCTAGCACCCCTTTcagtctctctctctctttctcttgaAGCCTTGAaatgtaaaagtaaaagcatgGAGGAGGGTGGATATAGATCAATTGAAATTTTGATGCTCTAACCATGGCCAGAGGCCAGTTTGGTCATCAATGGCACAGAACATGTTGCTCAAGCTCTCTTCTTTGACcatgtgatgatgatgatgatgatgatgtggaGTGGTTTGAAAAAGCTGTGCAACTTCTGTTGGTCTGGCAGtggcagcagcagcagcagcagcattATTTGATGGTGATGGAAACAGTGTTCTgctgttattgttgttgttttgaTGAGTGGATAGAGGACTGTCAATGGCTgaagtagtagtagtagtagtaggtGTCCTTGTTGATATATCCAACTTGATATCTGAACTGTTGTCACTCCTGTTGCTGCTTGATCCCTCTGTCTCTTTGTTTAGGTTTATTGATTCTGTTGGTTCTCTACTTTTCAGTGCCATTATCTGCATAATCAAAGTGgaaattattatgattattattatgtCCAAATATCCCATGCAAGCAAGCAATTGAAAGAACCTGAGTGTGAAGCTTGTGATTCTGGGCTTGAAGAGCATCATTATCAGCTTTAACAGCATCAAACTGGCGCTTAAGAAGATCATAATCCTTCTCCAATTGCTTTGTCTTCCATCTGGCCCTTCTGTTTTGGAACCAAATTGCAATCTGTCTAGGTTGAAGGCCTAGAGCCCTTGCAAGCTGCATTTTCCTCTCTGGTTCAAGCTTGTTCCCCAACTCAAAGCTCTTCTCAAGTGTCTTCACTTGCTCCATGTTCAGCCTCCTCTTCTTCTCCCCTGCTTGTGATCCATCATCTGACACCTCTTCCTCTCCTCCATTTCCTTCCACTTCTCCCACCTCTATCCCTGAGAATGACATCGATCTTTTCCCTAGATACCCTCCTCCTGCTCCTGCATCAATCATCACACAATAGCATAATTACAATATATAAcatctctctttctctctatatacatataatatatatatataccgtGGTGGTACTCTTGAGGTGCACATGAAGTTAGGATTGAGTTGAGTGAAGGTGGAGGTTGATGCTCATCTTGGTGATGATGATGTGGGGTTTGTAACATGAAATTTGCTGGGAAGAAAGCCATATTCTTGTGAAGCTTCTGCTGTATGTgccttattttatatatttatatatatacctTATCATCAGTTTCTGGAAGAGGTTTTAATTTGTTCTCTTATGTGGATATTTGGAAGatgaaaaggagaaagaaagaaagaaagaaagaaaagagagaagggGATATGTTTGAATCTATAGTTCTATTCTCTCTACACACATCAACTTCAATAATATATATCACTGCTTCTTTTcctctctttattttttatgtaaaggaaaaagaaaaggatacaaattaaatgcagcttattaatataattagatGTCAAAATGACGTTTAGTGTTtagaaaaagaataataataaaaaatgaatgtAGGTTCTGTGCATCAACCTGGCTAATATTCCATTGGAGTGTGTGCATGTGTTATTATTAGGTCATTACTTGCAATTATTTTCCTAATCATAAACCAGCAGTGTGTCACTTAGGAGACAAGcacttcatttttttttcttctttatattttctttgcaCAAGAGAAAGAAGATGTTTCTATATATATTGCTACAACCTTTTCATAATCatggttttattttattttaatttttattccaAGTGGTGGGTGAATTCGGAGTCAAATTAAGAAACATGAAATCTCCTAATGTTTCAATTTTAAATCATAACTAAAAAGCTAGTAGATAGAGGTAGGTGCTCCTATTCACAATTTTCCATAGTAAAAGAAACCTAAATACATTTAACTTAATTGTGATGGTAATAAACATTTTCATGCTATCTTTCAATCTATGGAGAAAGCTAGAGGTTACTTAAGGAAAATGAGATGTGAGTTgtctataatataatataatataaactTTTTAATGGTTTGTATATccaaattaaaacatgaaattgttgtcacttttttgaaattaaaaaaaaaaaaaaaaaagagggaggaATCTAGGGGATGGGTCCAATGGAAGAGGGGCAGGGTTTGCTACCTAACCCACCAACAAGTATCGTGCATTAGGACGAAGCTCTTTCGCATCAACCCATTATCCCTTTGCATCCATTTCAACCCCTTACCATCCCATATTTTTCGTGCGCTGTGTTTATTAGTAAGTATTTCAAGACACAAAGAAAAATACTACTTGTACAATAAAATCCAGCCTTTATTCAGcctttaaatttaatattttattattttaattttttaattaatcataatTCCTATTTTTAAGGAaccacttttattttaaatacttaTCACTGTAAAATTTGTAACCACCTgaaatacattaattttttacaaACTAAACCATAAAATTCGTAATAACTTTTCttatactaatttttaaaaaataagtgaagttttcaaaatcaattaagCTCAcctcaattattttttttattcaaaattcatgtcaaaaacacatctaaaattaaataaacaacataaacacatttaaaattatgtattaaCACATCTAAATTATTCTCATTGCAGTTCTAATTTACATATTAAACACAgaaaaaattaaacttaaatacacatctaaaattataagaatgcactctaaatattttatcaaCACATCCAAAACTCATgcaaaaaaaacatatatatgtACATAAGAACATAATGAACAACataaacacatctaaaattaaatattgacACATCCAAATTAGGTTAACATTACAACTTCCAAATCAAACATATGAgtgcaaaaaaaattataatcataaatacatttaaaaaaaagaaaaaaaacacagACACTTCCAATATTatacataaatttaaaaaatagaacTTTTTATCAAGCAAAAAAAAGATAACATATTTTCATGAATGAACTCAACcaaattattttagaattttgcaagcagaaataccacagacaaaaaGAGTGCGACGTAGGGGAAGAGACAGGGGGAGGCGCGGGAGAAGGGGGCAGTTGTTCATGGCGCGAGGGAGGAAACCAGGGACGGAGAGGAGCCCATCGATGGAGGGGCGCGGGGGTGTGCGCAGGGGAAGTGCGCGTCGCGGAGAGGAGCGCGTCGCCGAAAGAGGAGATCGTCGCGCAACGCGAGAAAAGACGAAAGCGGCCACAGATGAGGAGGGGGAGGCGTTGCAGCTCCGGATTTTTACAGAGCAAAGGTTTTACTAGTGATTTAAGATGGTTTAagatttattttagaattttaaattcaaaattttgaattctaactaatttgattttttgatgtgtatttaaattgtaatatattaataattaaatatattaaatttgaaacagaaatttaaaatttaaatttaaattttaaattttcgttttatttagtttgtattttgaatgtgtatttaattttaaaaagacattaaatctatttataatttttagatatgtttgttttacttttttttaaattattgtaataaaagGCTGAATATTGTACAACTTTTAAAGGATACctaattgaattaaaaaaatactacttGTACAATAAAATTCAGCCTTTATTCAACCTTtaaatctaatattttattattttaattttttaattaatcataTTTCCTATTTTTAAGAAAccacttttattttgaatacTTATCACCGTacacaaaatatataaattagattaaagataacaaaaaagttgtgtttatctctgttttttattttaaagtttgatacatacaatttagtataaaaataaatctgAATTTATGTGTTGAAACAAAGCGTACATTTGTGTGTGTGTGAACGTGATGAGGGGTGGAAATCAAAGCTAAGAAGGGTATGTGATGTGTTATTGTTATTAGTACCCTACTATGGAGCTGGTTTTGTTTGTCCTTTTCTTTtatcatacatatatatatatgacacgTGGCCACTGCTTCTCTTACTATAGCTACTATGCAAGGTATTTTCATACCAAAATTGACACATTCAATACCATACTTAATTACTTGACACCCTAAATATGTATGCACTATAGAGACGTGaaaatcatatttaatttgAGGGCCGCTAGGGCCAGCAGTTTTCTAACTTTTGGGCCAGCAAACAACCAGTAATACTAATTTTATACCTCAAACAAAATAAAGCCCAAACCCATAAAGAGAGCGTGTATTCACGCTCCTTTACCACGCTCTCTTCTTCTCCCCAAAAATTTTAGTCTCTCCTCTACACTCTTGCACGCCATTTTTGTTGCTCTCAACGCTGGAGCACGCTCAACATGAATCAGCATTCTTGAGCTCGCTGTTCATCTCAAGTAGCGTCTCCAATAGCAGCAGCGTTACTCTCTGCAACATGCAACAGCATCTCTCAGCTCTCTATCCATTCTTCTTCGTTTctactaatgtgtgatgcttcTTCAAGATTAATGTGAAGGTAAATGAGTTTTGATTTTTGttcatttattgctttcttcaacTCTTACCTTCTTGCTGTCCATCATTCTGTATCCATTCAAAACATGCAACCAGAAATTCATAATAACACCCAAAAATATTACTCAATGTTTCTCGTCTTTCATGAAAAATCTTTAAATACTCTATAATAaaatttcttttgattttgattttgattttgattttgattttgattttgattttgattcatCGTTAAGTTATTATGTCAGTTGTTACTAGAGGTTTGTTGTGGTAGAGCTTTGGAAATTGAAGCTGAAGTTTAATATGATAAGACGCAGCAACACCATTTTCATGAGTAGATTGCCCACCACCTGTTTGAGAAATTACCGCAGCAACTCTataataactcttctcttcttctacctTTATTATTACTTTTGCCAGTCTATTTTGTCCTTGGTATGCTCCTGGATGTTGGTGGTTTCTGGTCAATGATTTATCGTTGATGTCAATTTTGATAGACCACCTAAATACATTGTTGTTGATGCTATTATATTAACTAATCATACATTCGCTTTAATGAATTTTTGCACACATGAATCAGCAAGTTTGCACCCTATGTAATGAATTTTTGCACAcatgaatttgatgttttgCACCCGCTTTAATAATTTTTGCACACATGAATCAGCAAGTTTGCACTCCCCTTAATGATATTTTGCACACATAAATCTGATAATTTGCATTTGCTTTAATGAAATTTTGCACAcatgaatttgatgttttgTACTCACCTTAATGATATTTTACACACATGAATCATAGTTTGCACTCACATTCCTATTATTTAGATTCCACTTTCTCTCTATTTTAAATCTCATTTTTGTGTGCatacattaatataatttttgtgTATATGTTCTGTTTTATGCTTTAGATGATGCAATAAAACCTGAATGGAGAGAAATTGTGCAAAGTGCAGTACAAGCTTTCTTAGAAATAGAAGACTGTGATATATATACACCTTCTCCAGTCAAGAAGAGACAAGAACCTGTGGTACCATCAATTCCATCATTCTCCCTAATGATACATGAGGAAAACAAAATAGGGGAAGAAAAAAAGGTGAtagatgagaaaaataaaataggggaagaagaaaaggtGATAGAGGATAATAAGTTAACAGAAGTAGATAAGGATAAGATATACTTTTGGGCAACAGACGATAGGTTGAACAAGGATGAGACTTTGTGCATCTTAAAAGATATACCTAGAGCAATGCTTGTTAGGGAGGATATCATGTCAATGTTGCCAAGACATCAGATAAACAATATGGTTAGATTTCTTGATTGTGACatgtttctgttttttttttatatttttatgtgtaTTATGTTTTGGAACTAACATTACATTGTAAAATGCAGGTTTTGAATTATATGGTCTTTTTTTTCAACAAATTAAGGCCTCCTAGCTTTGATGTCTATTGCATAAATgcttttgttttggtgtgtatACAAAGTTACAAActactttttcagttttataATTGGAGAGTTTAAACTTTATAATCTAACTATTTCTTTATATATAGGGAGAGATGTTCTCACATTGGGGACACTTgatcaaaagaaagaaaaaaagttaTGTACTTCTTCCCGATGATTTTGGAAAGAATGGTGACAGCTTTTTTGAGCAAAAGGAAATTCCAAAACATAGATGGGTGAGTAATTTTTGTTCTCTATGtattgtgttaatttttttgtttgtgcCAGAGCTATATTTGCTATGTATTTATTTTGTCGGTGTCAAGCTATTTGTGGATTAATTTCATTCCTTCCCTGTCATAGTTGAAACTTCTCTACCATAGTTGAATCCCTTAAGATTATAGTACTAGACCAAAAATGTTTACCTTTATTTAATTCTGGGGGTGTCTATTTCCTGTGCTATGCATTTTTTTCAGAACCATGTTTCTATCCACATACCCTGTTACTGTTAccttgtgttaatttttttcatttgaatgctattaaatatttataatggAATAGAAATGAAACAGAAATGCTATCCTCTGTTTTTGGACTAATAACAATAATTGGACATATAAAGTTATAGACATGAATATATTACTTAATGCTATCCTCTGTTTTTGAATCTATACTTGATATATGGGCATTGGACCTTCTctttatttatacattaaagTTAGTGATGCCTCCTTTTGCCTCATTTGAATCTGCTGACCCTAATCATGAGAAGTATTTCTGTATCCTTTGGTACTTATGGTTTTGGACAATTTCATCATTACTTTGTTAAATTATAAATCGATTTGTTGGTCAAGACTTTCACTTCTAATaagaaaatataatataatgcAGTTATTGGTGCCGTGTTGCTATGACTATCACTGGTGGCTATATGCTTATGACATCTATGAATAAAGACTTTTTGTCTTGGATTCCTTGTATAAAGAGGCTAAAGGAGAtagggtgcagttagacatatATGCGGTATAATTTCAATAGTTTTGCTCACATGATATTATATTATGTGGTTTAATAGTTTTATTTATTAACAATGAACCTTTTTTTCAGAGCAAATTGATTCAACAAATGGTCTCGATAGCTGTGCCAAACTATGAGCTACCAAAGAATGACCTGATCCCAATTTATTTGAATCTTCCTAGACAAACAAATAAGTAAGCATAATATTAATTAtgttatattataaataatataaatgtaCATGATAAGACTAACTAAATTCTACAATTATTTTTTCAGCTATGATTGCGGATTGTTTGTAATAAAATGGGTAGAAATGTGGAATCCTAGTAGTATCGAGATTAATGAGTCCAACATGCCAGAATGGGACGAAGTAAATGTTTTTTgtatagtttttatttttgcttttgatgttcatgttttttttataatataaaatctTTGTGAACATTGTTATTGCAGCTTGAGTGCGTTAATCTAAGGAAGCAATTGGTCATCCAAATGCTTACATCACTTTCAAATGCACTTCTTAAGGATGTTATAAACAAATCAGAGAAATATAGAGTGGTAAAGCCAACTCCAGCTCAATCAAGTCCTTACATAGTATGTAATACTGATGAGTTGATGATTGAATGCCTTGGTTCGGCTGGGAAGGGGTTTAGAAAAAAAACTGTTGCCAAGAAGCGCAGAAACTGAAATTCAATTCTTATAGTTACCATCTCTTTTTAGGGGTTATTGGATATACTTGTTTTCTATATAACAAAGTTCAAGTGATCATTAGATATACTTGTTTTGTAGAAAGGTATTGTTTTGTAGTTTTTACTATATAGTATGCACTCATTTTCTGAATCTCCAAGCTGATTAATTGTCTCAATGAATGTTTGGAGAAGTTCAGGAGTCCATTTGAGCCTTGGCTTTGGCATCAGTTGCGAGAACTAAGTGCATGTTACTTTGTACATTTTTCATTGTGTGTTGCTTCTTTTAGGAAAGAAAGAGTTACACTGTAGCATGTAATGTAAGCAAACACAAGAGAGACTTTTCAGTTTTCAATGAATGAATGATTCCTTTTTTAGCTATGTATGAATCCTATGTGATCTTATATATAAATTGGAGTAGTTATATCCCATGATCTCATTCTCATATCAGGAAGCATAAATGGGGTTATATTACAGTTTGCACACCTTATGAATACAATTTGCACCCGTCTTAATGAGATTTTGCACACCTCACTCAAATAATTTACACTCACCTTAATGAGATTTTGCACACCTCACTCAGCACATTTTGCACCCCAAATGTAATGATTTTTTGCACACATGAATTCGA is a window from the Arachis stenosperma cultivar V10309 chromosome 3, arast.V10309.gnm1.PFL2, whole genome shotgun sequence genome containing:
- the LOC130966804 gene encoding homeobox-leucine zipper protein ATHB-13-like: MAFFPANFMLQTPHHHHQDEHQPPPSLNSILTSCAPQEYHHGAGGGYLGKRSMSFSGIEVGEVEGNGGEEEVSDDGSQAGEKKRRLNMEQVKTLEKSFELGNKLEPERKMQLARALGLQPRQIAIWFQNRRARWKTKQLEKDYDLLKRQFDAVKADNDALQAQNHKLHTQIMALKSREPTESINLNKETEGSSSNRSDNSSDIKLDISTRTPTTTTTTSAIDSPLSTHQNNNNNSRTLFPSPSNNAAAAAAATARPTEVAQLFQTTPHHHHHHHHMVKEESLSNMFCAIDDQTGLWPWLEHQNFN